The window gcaatatagtgttgctgcatacttaaacacctatagtgggcagttgcagcTAGTgagtgctgagcattattggccgccagaaccatttaaaatggtgtgtaacaaggagtttTTGCGTCGAATACATGTGCAGAAGAGAACGCGTATatggaaccaaatggatgttagtGATACCATTTATGCGCGCAAATGTGGTATATGCTCGCATACAGGACATGACCATCGAAAATCTCCTTCGGctggtttgggtggcggtggtaatccAGCTCCTGGTGGGAGTTcttctaatgtgcccaactatcaaggatacacgtagtaACTGGGTTTTGTAATGTAGTTGTAATAAATGTATGTACTTGTTTATGTTGCAAGATGTATcatataaaattatgtttccattgttgttaaatcttattgataatgGTCCATTTTTCAGTTGACTAAATTAATGAATTTCTCCCTCCCGTTCATGTAATTaaaaatagtattggattaaaaaaTAGTAAAGTTTTTAGTAGACCTTCGAATTTCACGCTAAAATTATTATTAGAAAACTACACTGTCAGAGGAGGAAGATTTttgataaatatgtgaatatatatagcgcggttaaatactacgttatttgttagcatagcgcggttaaatattACGTTATGTGTGTTATCTTGTCGAACTAAAAAGTTGCCCGCCTGCGAAAAAGCTATTTTGtatccgaaagaatctttaacacgtgaagcatagcgcggttaaatactacattatgtgtgttgtcttgtcgaaCTGAAAAGTTACCCGCCTGCGAAAAAGATGTTTTGTATCTCAAAGAAtatttaacacgcgaagcatagcgcggttaaatactatatTATATGTAAGCATAGCGctgttaaatactacgttatgtgtattgtcttgcctataaataacggGCGCATTCTAGTTATTTTCTGCGCTTAACAATAACCAATAGCAAAACTCTCCATAAAAGCAGGGTTTTTTTTCGCTTTAACAAATGTCTGAACACCTTTATGTACCAAGGTGCCAATGCGGCAAAAAATATATGATGGCGGACTGTTGGGATGATGGTGAAGTTGGGCGCCGATACTGGATGTGTGTGAACAAGTTTTATGGGATTCCCGATGAACCTTTTTGCAATTTTGAGGTATGGATTAATGAACCATGTAAGAAGGAATGCTACAAACAAACTTTGCAGTATATTCATGATTTGAACAAAAGATACGAACGTGATGAGGTTATGTATAAACGAGAAATTACGGCGttgaaggagaaactaaaagaggtggaagaagaaaaaataagttGTTGGATCAATTTGAGTGGTTGAAGAAGAGAATAGTTGACTAAACAAACCAATGTATGTGTTTAGTgttgtattttatctttatgctttctatgtcatgtattttcattatgtgtgccgaatttaaattatgttaagttgttgtgtttgtgtttgtgttgcagtattaaaataacgaagaactcgggaaatatatacataatgcgcatataacgaaaacaataaaaattgttgctattatttacataaaataatatttacatcaaatacaaaaaaaaaaaattcaatatgtTCCACAGCTTGTGTGCTTAAATGCAGCtgctggcctgaggcgcatcccatcctaCCCGGCtatgctatcaggatcatcctcattaCGTCGCCTCTTTATAGCATGATGCGCTGCAGCATGATTATCGGTAGTGCTGGCAGGATCGGTAGAAGGGGTCGTCGGTCCAATAGTAACCTACAGAAGAATAAGTCAGCTCAGTATAGGAAAATATATATtaagtcacaaaaatttaaattgtcttaccacgatctcgtcgggctcctgaatataatcatccgttGCAGCCAGGTCAGCATCGCACAAAGCGGCCTCCATGACGGGcgaggatgaagccttaataagaaaattaataaagttatttatggaaaataaatgagaaaagaaaaaataaatttaaagtaaATACTAATAAAAACATACTTGCGCATGTGAAAGTTCCCCAGCAcccctcgatgatgagccataactcagtcggcgcccactatccacatcGCGGGTCGGCCGATCCTCAGCAGCGGTCGATGGGAGCGGGAAGTATGCATCCCAATGCTCTCCGTTAATGTCCGTGCCCATGATAAATAATGGACCTGACGGGGTCACCTGCAAAGTCCATGGAGTGAGCTGCAGCCCAAGGTTGTATGACGACATACTGTTGGGATACTCGTCCGGCTCATGAAGGTCACCCGGCAGATCAGCATCAACATCATCAGCAGGggcctcaacgcccccttgctggggaccacctcGTCGCCGCCCACCACGACCCCGTGGGGAAGCCCTGCCTCGTGGGGCACCCCtacctcgtgggacacccctacCTCGCTGGTACTGCTCTGGTGCCACATAAGCAGGGTCGTGTCCTAAGTGTTGATCCTCTCGGGTTCGCTGTAGTGTCCGGGCAGCCACCTCTGCAACCTGCAGGCCATAATCGTACAAAGCAGCCGCTCCCTCGTCGGCATACTGCTGCATCTGCAATCCCATCTGGTAGACTAtatgtaggccaatagcctgcacaacatataaaatataaactacaGAACACTATGTTACAGTTATATAAGTAATAATACCAGAAAATATATCAGGGCCTCGTGCCGCCCAGCGTATGGAACGTACCGATCGCCAGCTCGATGAATGGGATTCCCGACGAAAAATCGGGTAACGCGGCGGTACTAGGGCATATACTCATGAGTAGTATCCGTCCGGCTCTGTGAAGGGGGGCTGAATCAGGTCAGCTCGCCGATCCCAAGTATCGACctgcgcctctagccatgccacatATGCGTCATccaccctggaacgatcatcccgtTGATAATGTGTGGGCTCCCATGTGGGCCCTCTTGGTACAAGCTGCGGATGGCCAAACTGGCGAAGTACCCGCTCCGTGTCTtgatgctccacaatatcgaGGCACATCGGCGGGACGAAAGTGCTCCAAATCAGTCGGTCGGCCGAGCAATAATCAGGCAGGCCACCTATCAAGTCGTTGTTGTATGGCGTCCAGATGAACTATTAAATAACAACAGAAAATGTGAGTATGCGCAACACATGTGAAGCTATaccaagtaaacttaggtatacatttacctgtACGCCCTCCAGCATATCCCACAAATCCCTGCAAAGGGGGAGATTATGCCAAGCCTCATCTGTCTCGCTAGTGATGTCGGGGTGCAATATCTCCAAATGCTGTCGAATAGCTGTCAAACTCATGCGACTGGCCCTTGAGTGTGCAATATCATCCTATGGCCTGAAACCAGTGAGCTGGTGCAGCATGTCCAAATACTGCCCAcgcgtcatctctctcatggcctgaGGCAATGCAACAGGCAGTCCATCAACGGGTAGCCCATATAAAACCTCCACGTCCTGCAGCGTGATGGTGGCCTCACCAATGGGCAGGTGGAATGTGTGCATCTcgggtcgccaccgctctatcagggccATGACCAAAGACCAGTCGAGTTGCAGCCGCCCGATCTCCAAAATCCTGTAGAAACCCGTAACCTGCAGGCGCTGGACTACACGGGGATGGAGATCTCTGTCCTTCATAAAATCCCACATGTCGTCCACTCTCCTGGCGCGGAGAGTCTGGGCCAATAACTCTCCCTCCCATACGTGGGCGGACTTATGATCGCCCTGTAACACTAATAGCTCATCGTAGAAAGGTCCGGGATGCATAGGCGGCACgtccatgtcgtctactgtaaattaaacaacattaattgtaTGTTGTTCTGTAAAttagataattaatttttatagttataaaatatttaattggATAGAGAATTaacatatgggttccaggctcgatatttgaggcccagtagcaccaagctatcctgaattcctgtatgtgtcaattttattattttacatgttagtttcataattttgtatgtttgttgtgtaaattaaataattaatttttataattatacaatatttaattggacagagtattaaCATATGGGTTCCATGCTcgatttgaggcccagtagcaccaagctatcctgaattcttgtatgtgtcaattttattattttacatgttagtttcataattttgtatgtttgatttataaattaaataattattttttataattatacaatatttaattggacaaagtattcacatatgggttccaggctcgatatttgaggccaagtagcaccaagctatcctgaattcttatgtgtgtcaattttattattttacatgttagtttcataattttatatgtttgtttgtaaattaaataatttatttttgtatattgGACAGAGTCTGTGTTTGATCTATCAGTATAAGATATACTTAAACAACAGAGATACTACACTAAAAGGCTCTACATTTTACTAAgctaaaagggcactatattGCTAGTCTTtaaacaaataaataatctaaactagataaaatcaacaaatacattttaatcacaaaacattcacgaaaatacatataaaacaataaaagtaaTTTATTAACATTTTTATTAACAAATAATAATGATTTCtcaatttttacatatttttttagaacactaatatcttagtccggataaaaataacataccagtttaaacgcaaaaaaatacaaaacaacatggAACATATTCAAAACACCTAATATGCATTATTTATATGAGTTTCGACataaactaaatcggaatacctcgatttattttttcagaaagttgAAGAATTGAATATTTGAGTCTGAAACAAGCAAACCATAACAATAGGAATTGATGGCTAGGATGTGGGACCAACAATCTTGTCTTTTTATGGGACGGGTGGGATCCACTCGGATTTTTTATCGACAGAATGGGAGGGGGGGCtgaagatttttaaaaaaatgggggGAAGGGGACTGGTTTCAATCGTGGGGAAGAAGGGAAGGGGGTCGTTTTTATCTATGTATAGCACGGTATATAACAACGTTATCTGTCTTATCAGCCCAGGCATAACGCGGTTTATAAGGGCGTTATATAtttataacgctcttttaaagagcgctataccttaacgtccAAAACGCCCGTTAAGGTACAgtgctctttaaaagagcgttatatatAGTTaggtaactctttttttttttacaagtaTTTCCGTATTTTTTGTCAAAAAGAACAACAAATGGATTCTGGACTCTCGGTTGACACCCTTTAAgtgcatgtggctccgccactgttcATACATGTGCCTTATTTGATGTGTCATCACCGGCATAGTACAACTATTCCTTGTGCATGATATGCCCACACTCCACGCAGTATGCTCTTAAcattttgaaataaaatatacacaactttataaattGAATAAACAATAATTTATCACAAATTTATAGTTAAAAGTATTTGGAAATAGAAGAAAAAGTAGTTAAGTACGACGCTTTGATTTTGCAAGGAGTTGTAGTGCCAGACAAATTGAGGTAAATAAAGTAAAGAAATTTAGTgtcattctttttttctttaacaaaaaGGGTTAAGACAATGTTCGTTCGGTTATTGAAGCTTTAGTAGTTCTTAAGAAAGTTATTGTAATGTAAATTTTGTAAAGTAATGTTCCAATTAAACTAAGAAAAAAATTAATGTAATTTCATAACAAGCATTTTAGTAAAGGGATTGGGAAATTTTCAGCTTAGACTCACAAAAGTAACTACTTTCATATTGTcaatatattttttatgtttaatttGGATGAACATCTATATAaacaataataatttttttataaggAACTTAATTAATTTCTTAGTAAAATAATAAGATTAATACATGGA is drawn from Nicotiana tomentosiformis chromosome 12, ASM39032v3, whole genome shotgun sequence and contains these coding sequences:
- the LOC138903053 gene encoding serine/threonine-protein phosphatase 7 long form homolog, whose protein sequence is MDVPPMHPGPFYDELLVLQGDHKSAHVWEGELLAQTLRARRVDDMWDFMKDRDLHPRVVQRLQVTGFYRILEIGRLQLDWSLVMALIERWRPEMHTFHLPIGEATITLQDVEVLYGLPVDGLPVALPQAMREMTRGQYLDMLHQLTGFRP